A genomic window from Punica granatum isolate Tunisia-2019 chromosome 2, ASM765513v2, whole genome shotgun sequence includes:
- the LOC116195712 gene encoding protein SRC2 homolog, translated as MEDSPSLELKLLYGKDITAFNFFQKLNVYVAASISSDKPDKKLDRAQQQRTPADKEGDGSPEWGHDLRFDLKGIDFRDSNDVFLRLDLFHEGVMFGDKPIGEVRIPLRDLTAQADGVARFVSYQVKGIDGKPNGVLSFSYKVNGAGQATGIGPVDSTNGITGYVISHHHQGNQETPLPAIGNPYPGTTLYPTVGEESASAPSAPPLETLYPPPGTYYSLTPEGYYPHHPPPPPPPPPMIYPGSPHFPGVHGAGYYYHQGPPMRPPPPHMHHHHRSWGHDHGYGYGHGPYMGGRGWGPFEEGEAWRRKSWNGR; from the exons AGCTCAACGTCTACGTGGCCGCCTCCATCTCCTCCGACAAGCCCGACAAGAAGCTCGACCGGGCCCAGCAGCAGCGGACGCCGGCCGATAAGGAAGGAGATGGGTCCCCAGAGTGGGGGCACGACCTGCGGTTCGACCTCAAGGGGATCGATTTCCGTGACTCCAATGACGTCTTCCTCCGGCTCGATCTGTTCCACGAGGGTGTCATGTTCGGGGACAAGCCCATCGGGGAGGTCCGAATCCCGCTGCGGGATCTGACTGCGCAGGCGGACGGCGTGGCCCGGTTCGTGAGCTACCAG GTGAAGGGGATCGACGGGAAGCCCAATGGGGTCCTGAGCTTCTCGTACAAGGTTAATGGAGCTGGCCAAGCCACGGGGATCGGGCCGGTGGATTCGACAAACGGCATCACCGGGTATGTGATTTCTCATCACCATCAAGGAAATCAAGAAACGCCGCTGCCGGCGATCGGAAACCCGTATCCGGGAACAACTCTTTACCCGACAGTTGGAGAGGAGTCCGCGTCGGCCCCGTCTGCTCCGCCTCTCGAGACCCTGTACCCGCCGCCGGGGACCTACTACTCGTTGACGCCGGAAGGCTACTACCCGCATCATCCGCCGccgcctcctcctcccccaCCGATGATTTATCCTGGGTCACCTCATTTCCCGGGGGTACACGGGGCGGGGTATTACTACCATCAGGGACCACCTATGCGGCCGCCGCCGCCTCATATGCACCACCATCACCGCTCGTGGGGCCATGACCACGGCTACGGCTATGGTCACGGGCCCTACATGGGCGGTCGGGGTTGGGGCCCGTTTGAGGAGGGAGAGGCGTGGAGGAGGAAGTCTTGGAATGGCAGGTGA